From Drosophila yakuba strain Tai18E2 chromosome 2L, Prin_Dyak_Tai18E2_2.1, whole genome shotgun sequence, one genomic window encodes:
- the LOC6526798 gene encoding tubulin-specific chaperone C has protein sequence MEGDSENRKDQILERLNKRNKDRQNYLDVKSELRSKETVQNEGVDYFYQTFSQKTIDIEQRLKDVQCGDAQPTDLARNFADITVEIQDLQRYLTASTMFLPDFKIKSCQNILNTLTSASDETRQRLMPKKKFGFSGKKTAAKAKVAPNKDTVDGKLSKVPEKLGSNFTWTIANRTNEHIVLDSAKVNGQDITISNLTHCLVELQGHPGSVQVSRASKCTLLCGPIARSFFAENLEDCTLSIACQQLRLHSSRTIRIYMHVTCRAIIEDCRSIEIGEYNYDYSELEADYLASGLNKAQNNYTDVADFNWLSPDVPSPNWSLLKDYPDPNWNALRRDFIANNHNSGLKQDVKDISII, from the coding sequence atgGAGGGCGACTCGGAAAATCGCAAGGATCAAATCCTAGAGCGTTTGAACAAACGGAACAAGGACAGGCAGAACTATTTGGATGTGAAATCGGAGCTGCGCTCCAAGGAAACGGTGCAGAACGAGGGCGTTGACTACTTTTACCAGACTTTCAGCCAGAAAACCATCGATATAGAGCAGCGATTGAAGGATGTGCAGTGCGGCGATGCCCAGCCAACCGATTTGGCCAGAAACTTCGCCGATATAACCGTGGAGATCCAGGATCTGCAGCGATACCTCACCGCATCCACCATGTTCCTTCCCGATTTCAAGATCAAATCCTGTCAGAATATCCTAAACACCCTGACCTCCGCGAGTGATGAAACCCGCCAGCGCCTGATGCCCAAGAAAAAATTTGGGTTTAGTGGCAAAAAGACAGCCGCAAAGGCAAAAGTGGCTCCAAATAAGGATACAGTCGACGGGAAACTGAGCAAAGTACCGGAAAAACTAGGTTCCAACTTCACCTGGACCATTGCCAACCGAACGAACGAGCACATAGTCCTGGATTCCGCTAAAGTGAATGGCCAGGACATCACAATATCGAATTTAACCCACTGTTTGGTTGAACTGCAAGGGCATCCTGGTTCTGTGCAGGTTTCCAGGGCCTCCAAATGCACTCTGCTATGCGGCCCCATTGCACGATCCTTCTTCGCCGAGAACCTCGAGGATTGCACGCTTTCCATTGCCTGCCAGCAGCTGAGGTTGCACTCCTCCCGTACTATTCGCATATACATGCATGTCACCTGTCGGGCCATAATCGAGGATTGCAGGAGTATTGAGATCGGAGAGTACAACTACGATTATTCCGAACTGGAGGCCGATTACCTAGCATCTGGCTTGAATAAGGCACAGAACAATTACACAGATGTGGCCGACTTTAACTGGCTTTCGCCGGATGTTCCCTCGCCCAATTGGAGCCTTCTCAAGGATTATCCTGATCCGAATTGGAACGCCCTAAGGCGGGActttattgccaataaccaCAACAGCGGACTTAAGCAGGATGTTAAGGATATCTCCATTATTTAG
- the LOC6526800 gene encoding nicotinate phosphoribosyltransferase isoform X1 encodes MNDRELGCAGGQFMDRGRMNQNGVVQPLLTDLYQITMAYAYWKSDKTDDTAVFDLFFRNNPFHGEFTIFAGLEECLKFLDSFHYSQSDIEYLKQTLPEGIEHEFFEYLGNLTARDVTLYAIDEGTVAFPRVPIIKIEGPLIIVQLLETTLLTLVNYASLMATNAARYRMVAGKHVKLLEFGLRRAQGPDGGLSASKYSYTGGFDGTSNVLAGKLFNIPVKGTHAHAYITSFSSIGELKTRLIKHKQTGILEDLLEHAIRHRALLSHLLDVSTEESSEGELAAMVSYAIAFPDGFMALVDTYDVKSRETEQANTEPKLINDIKSENSPPKSKPKTSPSTNGHQNGQGVGHVNGHKTNGHPNGVAQNNGSRSPKDTDIQDTNPSTTTATKTTATATGTLKTTTVSNGTAYLPKYVEKSFRSGLLNFSAVALALNDLGYHALGIRIDSGDLAYLSCLARETFEKVAERFKVPWFNKLTIVASNDINEDTILSLNEQGHKIDCFGIGTHLVTCQRQPALGCVYKLVEINGQPRIKLSQDVEKVTMPGNKNAYRLYSADGHALIDLLQKVSEPPPAVGQKVLCRHPFQESKRAYVIPSHVESLYKVYWKSGKICQQLPTLEQVREKVQISLKTLRNDHKRTLNPTPYKVAVSDNLYNFIHDLWLQNAPIGELS; translated from the exons ATGAACGACCGTGAATTGGGCTGTGCGGGCGGACAGTTTATGGATCGCGGGCGGATGAACCAGAATGGAGTTGTCCAGCCCCTGCTCACTG ATTTGTACCAAATAACGATGGCCTATGCCTATTGGAAATCCGATAAAACCGATGATACGGCGGTATTCGATCTGTTCTTTCGCAACAATCCATTCCACGGGGAATTCACGATTTTCGCTGGCCTCGAGGAGTGCCTCAAATTCCTGGATAGCTTCCACTATTCCCAGAGCG ATATCGAATACCTGAAGCAAACACTGCCCGAGGGCATTGAGCACGAGTTTTTTGAGTACCTCGGCAATCTAACGGCGCGGGATGTCACCTTGTATGCCATTGATGAGGGCACAGTAGCCTTTCCACG AGTACCCATCATTAAGATCGAGGGACCTTTGATCATAGTCCAGCTGCTGGAGACGACACTTCTCACCTTGGTAAACTATGCCAG tttGATGGCCACCAATGCAGCCCGTTATCGCATGGTAGCTGGCAAACATGTCAAACTACTGGAATTTGGACTGCGTCGTGCCCAGGGACCAGATGGAGGTCTATCCGCATCGAAATACTCCTACACAG GCGGCTTTGATGGCACCTCCAATGTGCTGGCTGGAAAACTCTTCAACATACCCGTGAAGGGAACCCATGCCCATGCCTATATCACTAGTTTTAGTAGCATTGGAGAGCTGAAGACCCGTCTGATTAAGCACAAGCAAACAG GTATACTGGAAGATTTATTGGAGCACGCCATTAGGCACCGGGCATTGTTGTCCCATCTGCTGGACGTTTCTACGGAGGAGTCCAGTGAGGGAGAACTGGCAGCGATGGTGTCCTATGCCATCGCATTCCCTGATGGATTCATGGCACTTGTCGATACGTACGATGTTAAGAG CCGAGAAACAGAACAAGCCAACACAGAACCAAAGCTTATCAATGATATCAAGTCTGAGAACAGTCCgccaaagtcaaagccaaagACAAGTCCCTCGACCAATGGCCATCAAAATGGTCAGGGTGTTGGCCACGTTAACGGCCACAAGACCAATGGTCATCCAAATGGCGTTGCTCAGAATAATGGCAGTAGATCGCcaaaagatacagatatacaAGATACAAATCCCAGCACAACAACAGCTACGaaaacaactgcaacagcaacaggaacCTTAAAGACAACCACAGTGTCCAATGGGACGGCATACCTACCAAAATATGTCGAGAAGTCATTCAG GAGTGGCCTGCTGAATTTCAGTGCCGTGGCCTTGGCCCTCAACGATCTGGGCTACCATGCGCTGGGCATTCGCATCGATTCGGGGGATCTGGCCTATCTTTCCTGCCTGGCACGCGAGACCTTCGAGAAGGTGGCGGAGCGATTCAAGGTGCCATGGTTCAACAAGCTGACCATTGTGGCATCCAACGACATCAATGAGGACACCATTCTCAGCCTGAACGAGCAGGGGCACAAGATCGATTGCTTTGGCATTGGCACGCATTTGG TTACCTGCCAACGGCAACCGGCGCTGGGATGTGTGTACAAGCTGGTGGAGATCAACGGCCAGCCGCGAATTAAACTGAGCCAGGACGTGGAGAAGGTGACGATGCCGGGCAACAAGAATGCCTATCGGCTGTACAGCGCCGATGGTCACGCCCTCATCGATCTGCTGCAGAAGGTGTCGGAGCCGCCGCCAGCGGTGGGACAGAAGGTTCTGTGCCGACATCCGTTCCAGGAGTCGAAGCGTGCCTACGTGATACCCTCGCACGTGGAGTCGCTCTACAAGGTGTACTGGAAGTCGGGCAAGATCTGCCAGCAGCTGCCCACCTTGGAGCAGGTGCGCGAGAAGGTGCAAATCTCCCTGAAGACGCTGCGCAACGATCACAAGCGCACGCTCAACCCAACGCCCTATAAG GTGGCGGTCAGCGATAATCTCTACAACTTCATTCACGATCTGTGGCTCCAGAATGCTCCCATTGGCGAGCTATCATGA
- the LOC6526800 gene encoding nicotinate phosphoribosyltransferase isoform X3, whose amino-acid sequence MNDRELGCAGGQFMDRGRMNQNGVVQPLLTDLYQITMAYAYWKSDKTDDTAVFDLFFRNNPFHGEFTIFAGLEECLKFLDSFHYSQSDIEYLKQTLPEGIEHEFFEYLGNLTARDVTLYAIDEGTVAFPRVPIIKIEGPLIIVQLLETTLLTLVNYASLMATNAARYRMVAGKHVKLLEFGLRRAQGPDGGLSASKYSYTGGFDGTSNVLAGKLFNIPVKGTHAHAYITSFSSIGELKTRLIKHKQTGILEDLLEHAIRHRALLSHLLDVSTEESSEGELAAMVSYAIAFPDGFMALVDTYDVKSRETEQANTEPKLINDIKSENSPPKSKPKTSPSTNGHQNGQGVGHVNGHKTNGHPNGVAQNNGSRSPKDTDIQDTNPSTTTATKTTATATGTLKTTTVSNGTAYLPKYVEKSFRNP is encoded by the exons ATGAACGACCGTGAATTGGGCTGTGCGGGCGGACAGTTTATGGATCGCGGGCGGATGAACCAGAATGGAGTTGTCCAGCCCCTGCTCACTG ATTTGTACCAAATAACGATGGCCTATGCCTATTGGAAATCCGATAAAACCGATGATACGGCGGTATTCGATCTGTTCTTTCGCAACAATCCATTCCACGGGGAATTCACGATTTTCGCTGGCCTCGAGGAGTGCCTCAAATTCCTGGATAGCTTCCACTATTCCCAGAGCG ATATCGAATACCTGAAGCAAACACTGCCCGAGGGCATTGAGCACGAGTTTTTTGAGTACCTCGGCAATCTAACGGCGCGGGATGTCACCTTGTATGCCATTGATGAGGGCACAGTAGCCTTTCCACG AGTACCCATCATTAAGATCGAGGGACCTTTGATCATAGTCCAGCTGCTGGAGACGACACTTCTCACCTTGGTAAACTATGCCAG tttGATGGCCACCAATGCAGCCCGTTATCGCATGGTAGCTGGCAAACATGTCAAACTACTGGAATTTGGACTGCGTCGTGCCCAGGGACCAGATGGAGGTCTATCCGCATCGAAATACTCCTACACAG GCGGCTTTGATGGCACCTCCAATGTGCTGGCTGGAAAACTCTTCAACATACCCGTGAAGGGAACCCATGCCCATGCCTATATCACTAGTTTTAGTAGCATTGGAGAGCTGAAGACCCGTCTGATTAAGCACAAGCAAACAG GTATACTGGAAGATTTATTGGAGCACGCCATTAGGCACCGGGCATTGTTGTCCCATCTGCTGGACGTTTCTACGGAGGAGTCCAGTGAGGGAGAACTGGCAGCGATGGTGTCCTATGCCATCGCATTCCCTGATGGATTCATGGCACTTGTCGATACGTACGATGTTAAGAG CCGAGAAACAGAACAAGCCAACACAGAACCAAAGCTTATCAATGATATCAAGTCTGAGAACAGTCCgccaaagtcaaagccaaagACAAGTCCCTCGACCAATGGCCATCAAAATGGTCAGGGTGTTGGCCACGTTAACGGCCACAAGACCAATGGTCATCCAAATGGCGTTGCTCAGAATAATGGCAGTAGATCGCcaaaagatacagatatacaAGATACAAATCCCAGCACAACAACAGCTACGaaaacaactgcaacagcaacaggaacCTTAAAGACAACCACAGTGTCCAATGGGACGGCATACCTACCAAAATATGTCGAGAAGTCATTCAG AAACCCATAA
- the LOC6526799 gene encoding asialoglycoprotein receptor 1 has translation MFKLKHFIVYLIIACNLWESGTESTGNTRSVCLLQDPPNQCGEFCLLVLQPLLDHIAKHQEQWNTTEALRLNDTQFKLDRIQTQLAAQTLSLEDSAKKVPRDIKERLERLENLQTTLQETLKKMPAELDERLTRMENQQKSIGGQLANQINLTRGHQGQLESLKNAVPINLEVRLAQIEEQQKLFTETLKKIPEDFEQRLERLEQHQKDELTKMATQQTAIQDTLSKIYIKIFWPEFERIGTRLFYINNNDAHDWNSAVEYCRKKGGYIAAIKDKEELDAISLKLEVKNYWLGINDQEDMHSYVSKASGKKITFFNWSKGEPNHGNSDERCVELFRNKMNDDPCSKKKYVICQTDNEV, from the coding sequence ATGTTTAagcttaaacattttattgtgTACTTAATAATTGCCTGCAATCTGTGGGAATCCGGTACGGAATCCACCGGGAATACCCGATCCGTGTGCCTTCTGCAAGATCCGCCCAATCAGTGCGGAGAATTCTGCCTTTTGGTGCTCCAACCGCTTTTGGATCACATCGCCAAGCACCAGGAGCAATGGAACACCACCGAAGCCCTCAGGCTAAACGACACCCAGTTCAAATTGGACAGGATACAAACCCAGCTGGCGGCACAAACTCTTTCCTTGGAGGATTCCGCGAAGAAAGTCCCTCGAGACATCAAGGAGAGACTGGAGAGATTGGAAAATCTGCAGACGACATTACAGGAAACTCTAAAGAAAATGCCAGCTGAACTAGACGAGAGACTAACCAGAATGGAAAATCAACAAAAGTCCATCGGCGGCCAGTTGGCAAATCAGATCAATCTCACAAGAGGTCATCAAGGTCAGTTGGAATCGCTGAAGAATGCAGTTCCGATAAACTTGGAAGTGAGATTGGCTCAGATAGAAGAACAGCAGAAGCTCTTTACGGAAACCTTAAAGAAAATCCCAGAGGACTTTGAGCAGAGACTGGAAAGGTTGGAGCAGCATCAGAAGGACGAGCTGACCAAGATGGCTACTCAACAGACCGCCATCCAGGACACTCTCTcgaaaatttacataaaaatcTTCTGGCCGGAGTTTGAGCGAATCGGCACTAGATTGTTCTACATCAATAACAACGATGCACACGATTGGAATTCCGCCGTAGAGTACTGCCGCAAAAAGGGTGGCTATATAGCCGCCATCAAAGATAAAGAGGAGCTGGACGCTATTTCGCTAAAACTGGAGGTCAAGAACTACTGGCTGGGCATAAACGACCAGGAGGACATGCACAGCTACGTATCCAAGGCATCAGGcaagaaaattacatttttcaattggAGTAAGGGCGAACCCAACCACGGAAATAGCGATGAGCGCTGCGTTGAGCTGTTTCGCAACAAAATGAACGATGATCCGTGCTCCAAAAAGAAGTATGTTATTTGTCAAACTGATAATGAAGTTTAG
- the LOC6526800 gene encoding nicotinate phosphoribosyltransferase isoform X2: MNDRELGCAGGQFMDRGRMNQNGVVQPLLTDLYQITMAYAYWKSDKTDDTAVFDLFFRNNPFHGEFTIFAGLEECLKFLDSFHYSQSDIEYLKQTLPEGIEHEFFEYLGNLTARDVTLYAIDEGTVAFPRVPIIKIEGPLIIVQLLETTLLTLVNYASLMATNAARYRMVAGKHVKLLEFGLRRAQGPDGGLSASKYSYTGGFDGTSNVLAGKLFNIPVKGTHAHAYITSFSSIGELKTRLIKHKQTGILEDLLEHAIRHRALLSHLLDVSTEESSEGELAAMVSYAIAFPDGFMALVDTYDVKRSGLLNFSAVALALNDLGYHALGIRIDSGDLAYLSCLARETFEKVAERFKVPWFNKLTIVASNDINEDTILSLNEQGHKIDCFGIGTHLVTCQRQPALGCVYKLVEINGQPRIKLSQDVEKVTMPGNKNAYRLYSADGHALIDLLQKVSEPPPAVGQKVLCRHPFQESKRAYVIPSHVESLYKVYWKSGKICQQLPTLEQVREKVQISLKTLRNDHKRTLNPTPYKVAVSDNLYNFIHDLWLQNAPIGELS; this comes from the exons ATGAACGACCGTGAATTGGGCTGTGCGGGCGGACAGTTTATGGATCGCGGGCGGATGAACCAGAATGGAGTTGTCCAGCCCCTGCTCACTG ATTTGTACCAAATAACGATGGCCTATGCCTATTGGAAATCCGATAAAACCGATGATACGGCGGTATTCGATCTGTTCTTTCGCAACAATCCATTCCACGGGGAATTCACGATTTTCGCTGGCCTCGAGGAGTGCCTCAAATTCCTGGATAGCTTCCACTATTCCCAGAGCG ATATCGAATACCTGAAGCAAACACTGCCCGAGGGCATTGAGCACGAGTTTTTTGAGTACCTCGGCAATCTAACGGCGCGGGATGTCACCTTGTATGCCATTGATGAGGGCACAGTAGCCTTTCCACG AGTACCCATCATTAAGATCGAGGGACCTTTGATCATAGTCCAGCTGCTGGAGACGACACTTCTCACCTTGGTAAACTATGCCAG tttGATGGCCACCAATGCAGCCCGTTATCGCATGGTAGCTGGCAAACATGTCAAACTACTGGAATTTGGACTGCGTCGTGCCCAGGGACCAGATGGAGGTCTATCCGCATCGAAATACTCCTACACAG GCGGCTTTGATGGCACCTCCAATGTGCTGGCTGGAAAACTCTTCAACATACCCGTGAAGGGAACCCATGCCCATGCCTATATCACTAGTTTTAGTAGCATTGGAGAGCTGAAGACCCGTCTGATTAAGCACAAGCAAACAG GTATACTGGAAGATTTATTGGAGCACGCCATTAGGCACCGGGCATTGTTGTCCCATCTGCTGGACGTTTCTACGGAGGAGTCCAGTGAGGGAGAACTGGCAGCGATGGTGTCCTATGCCATCGCATTCCCTGATGGATTCATGGCACTTGTCGATACGTACGATGTTAAGAG GAGTGGCCTGCTGAATTTCAGTGCCGTGGCCTTGGCCCTCAACGATCTGGGCTACCATGCGCTGGGCATTCGCATCGATTCGGGGGATCTGGCCTATCTTTCCTGCCTGGCACGCGAGACCTTCGAGAAGGTGGCGGAGCGATTCAAGGTGCCATGGTTCAACAAGCTGACCATTGTGGCATCCAACGACATCAATGAGGACACCATTCTCAGCCTGAACGAGCAGGGGCACAAGATCGATTGCTTTGGCATTGGCACGCATTTGG TTACCTGCCAACGGCAACCGGCGCTGGGATGTGTGTACAAGCTGGTGGAGATCAACGGCCAGCCGCGAATTAAACTGAGCCAGGACGTGGAGAAGGTGACGATGCCGGGCAACAAGAATGCCTATCGGCTGTACAGCGCCGATGGTCACGCCCTCATCGATCTGCTGCAGAAGGTGTCGGAGCCGCCGCCAGCGGTGGGACAGAAGGTTCTGTGCCGACATCCGTTCCAGGAGTCGAAGCGTGCCTACGTGATACCCTCGCACGTGGAGTCGCTCTACAAGGTGTACTGGAAGTCGGGCAAGATCTGCCAGCAGCTGCCCACCTTGGAGCAGGTGCGCGAGAAGGTGCAAATCTCCCTGAAGACGCTGCGCAACGATCACAAGCGCACGCTCAACCCAACGCCCTATAAG GTGGCGGTCAGCGATAATCTCTACAACTTCATTCACGATCTGTGGCTCCAGAATGCTCCCATTGGCGAGCTATCATGA